The following are encoded together in the Carassius auratus strain Wakin chromosome 34, ASM336829v1, whole genome shotgun sequence genome:
- the LOC113053285 gene encoding cell surface glycoprotein CD200 receptor 1-like isoform X1, which translates to MANSWTLTVLVLLSIFIARSQTRGEQDTGSQHKDSALDKLTVSQEQIFISGSDVTLRCGNLTSVKWNELIYIIWNISLQDKKCRVGVSPKLDDTCNDGKKLENTADGVSLFIPKISIEDEGLYFCDLSYKGGSYALNVSVSVTNVSTKQDSENNQRIAVCNSKYKMKAPTLHWEPAVNFSSSSVKKLDRFFMLENKVYLPENLNISELTCVATYTSKSGSVQHKSTLLLTGSQNSDPPSPWKNIAISVGSACFVLVALAVVYKLRRKIYDLSALKMLCCKSKTSTPAEDRPVQPVDVEEVEPYASYIQRVNSIYNSSAELFNA; encoded by the exons ATGGCGAACAGCTGGACATTGACGGTGCTCGTCCTCCTAAGTATCTTTATTGCAAGAAGTCAGACAAGAG GAGAACAAGACACTGGATCACAGCATAAAGATTCTGCACTTGATAAACTCACAG tttctcAAGAGCAGATCTTTATTTCAGGCAGCGATGTGACTTTACGGTGTGGCAATCTCACTTCTGTCAAATGGAATGAGTTAATTTATATAATCTGGAACATCAGCCTGCAGGACAAAAAATGTAGAGTTGGTGTGTCACCCAAGCTGGACGACACATGCAATGATGGAAAGAAGCTGGAAAACACAGCAGATGGAGTTTCTCTATTCATTCCCAAGATTTCAATTGAAGATGAAGGGCTTTACTTTTGTGATTTATCATATAAAGGAGGAAGCTATGCACTAAATGTGTCTGTAAGCG ttaccAATGTTTCAACCAAGCAGGACAGTGAAAACAATCAAAGGATTGCTGTCTGTaattccaaatataaaatgaaagcaCCCACTCTTCATTGGGAACCTGCCGTGAACTTTTCCTCCAGTTCTGTAAAGAAGCTTGACAGGTTTTTTATGCTGGAGAATAAAGTATATCTGCCAGAAAATCTCAACATTAGTGAGCTCACCTGTGTGGCCACATACACGTCTAAGTCCGGCTCTGTGCAGCACAAGAGCACACTTCTTCTTACAG GTTCTCAAAACTCAGATCCCCCATCTCCATGGAAAAACATTGCCATATCAGTTGGCTCTGCTTGTTTTGTTCTTGTAGCCCTGGCTGTGGTTTACAAACTACGCAGAAAGATTTATGACTTAAG TGCATTGAAGATGCTTTGCTGCAAATCCAAAACCTCAACACCAGCTGAAGACAGACCAGTCCAG cccGTTGATGTTGAAGAGGTGGAACCCTATGCAAGTTACATACAGAGAGTCAATTCTATCTACAACTCTTCAGCTGAACTCTTCAAcgcttga
- the LOC113053760 gene encoding uncharacterized protein LOC113053760 has protein sequence MKNYQCFIFSTLLQLTLGAQISTWEGWTVLFPLPELPPETSIDSVEWKYHTIHKTILLGTINLMKKQQLRNFSKRTGMKIMENGTLYIEDVKDEDSGNYSCTIILHDRKMWIEQIYLEVLHAKEVTTEPNSKMYTTFKPSVPSITVTALIAISVCSALAILTTVATIFIFKCAKKCCHTSDEPIYANKMVIIEENKRSQVDRRTADNTTRLKR, from the exons ATGAAAAATTATCAATGCTTCATCTTCTCTACTCTCTTGCAACTGACTTTGG GTGCACAGATATCTACATGGGAGGGATGGACTGTATTGTTTCCTCTCCCCGAACTTCCACCGGAGACTTCCATTGATTCAGTCGAATGGAAATACCACACAATCCACAAAACAATCTTACTGGGCACGATCAATCTAATGAAGAAACAGCAATTAAGAAATTTCAGCAAGAGGACTGGAATGAAAATAATGGAGAACGGCACACTTTACATTGAAGATGTAAAAGATGAAGACTCTGGGAACTACTCTTGCACCATCATCCTCCATGATCGAAAGATGTGGATAGAGCAGATTTATCTTGAAGTACTTCATG CTAAAGAAGTGACGACTGAACCGAACAGCAAAATGTACACAACATTTAAACCATCAG TGCCCAGTATTACTGTAACAGCATTGATCGCAATATCAGTGTGCTCAGCGCTCGCAATCCTCACAACTGTAGCCACTATTTTCATCttcaaatgtgcaaaaaaatgtTGCCACACATCAG ACGAACCCATCTACGCCAATAAAATGGTCATAATTGAAGAAAATAAGAGGTCACAGGTGGACAGAAGGACTGCAGATAATACAACCAGATTAAAGAGATAA
- the LOC113053285 gene encoding cell surface glycoprotein CD200 receptor 1-A-like isoform X2, with amino-acid sequence MANSWTLTVLVLLSIFIARSQTRVSQEQIFISGSDVTLRCGNLTSVKWNELIYIIWNISLQDKKCRVGVSPKLDDTCNDGKKLENTADGVSLFIPKISIEDEGLYFCDLSYKGGSYALNVSVSVTNVSTKQDSENNQRIAVCNSKYKMKAPTLHWEPAVNFSSSSVKKLDRFFMLENKVYLPENLNISELTCVATYTSKSGSVQHKSTLLLTGSQNSDPPSPWKNIAISVGSACFVLVALAVVYKLRRKIYDLSALKMLCCKSKTSTPAEDRPVQPVDVEEVEPYASYIQRVNSIYNSSAELFNA; translated from the exons ATGGCGAACAGCTGGACATTGACGGTGCTCGTCCTCCTAAGTATCTTTATTGCAAGAAGTCAGACAAGAG tttctcAAGAGCAGATCTTTATTTCAGGCAGCGATGTGACTTTACGGTGTGGCAATCTCACTTCTGTCAAATGGAATGAGTTAATTTATATAATCTGGAACATCAGCCTGCAGGACAAAAAATGTAGAGTTGGTGTGTCACCCAAGCTGGACGACACATGCAATGATGGAAAGAAGCTGGAAAACACAGCAGATGGAGTTTCTCTATTCATTCCCAAGATTTCAATTGAAGATGAAGGGCTTTACTTTTGTGATTTATCATATAAAGGAGGAAGCTATGCACTAAATGTGTCTGTAAGCG ttaccAATGTTTCAACCAAGCAGGACAGTGAAAACAATCAAAGGATTGCTGTCTGTaattccaaatataaaatgaaagcaCCCACTCTTCATTGGGAACCTGCCGTGAACTTTTCCTCCAGTTCTGTAAAGAAGCTTGACAGGTTTTTTATGCTGGAGAATAAAGTATATCTGCCAGAAAATCTCAACATTAGTGAGCTCACCTGTGTGGCCACATACACGTCTAAGTCCGGCTCTGTGCAGCACAAGAGCACACTTCTTCTTACAG GTTCTCAAAACTCAGATCCCCCATCTCCATGGAAAAACATTGCCATATCAGTTGGCTCTGCTTGTTTTGTTCTTGTAGCCCTGGCTGTGGTTTACAAACTACGCAGAAAGATTTATGACTTAAG TGCATTGAAGATGCTTTGCTGCAAATCCAAAACCTCAACACCAGCTGAAGACAGACCAGTCCAG cccGTTGATGTTGAAGAGGTGGAACCCTATGCAAGTTACATACAGAGAGTCAATTCTATCTACAACTCTTCAGCTGAACTCTTCAAcgcttga